In Dehalococcoidia bacterium, the genomic stretch GGCGAAGACGGCCCCTACCGCGACCGCAAGGCCTACGACGCCCTTGTGCAGGCGGAAGCCGGCGTCTTTTCGATTACGGGTACGCCCGAAGCGCCCTCCAAGGCCGGCATCCCGGTCGTCGACTTCTCCTCCGGCGTTTACGCGCTCTCTTCGATCCTTGCCGCGCTCTACCGCCGTCAGCTCACCGGCGAAGGCGCCGCCATCCGCATTAGCCTCTTCGACGCCATCATGGAGTGGATGGGCATCTTTGCCCTTCAGGCCCGCCACGGCAGCAAGCCTCAGCGCAGCGGCGCCTTTCACCCCAACATCGTCCCCTACGGCCCCTACAAGGCGAAGGACGGCGTCGTCATGCTCTCCATCCAGAACGAGCGCGAGTGGGCGAACTTCTGCGAGCAGGTGGTGAACCGCCCGGAGTGGATCACCCACCCGGAATTTGGCCGCGGCGAGTTGCGCCTCAAGAACCGCAAGGTCCTGGAGCCGCTGATCGAGGAGGCCCTTGCCGACATCACCGTCGAAGAGGCGGAGGCGCGCCTGGAGAAGGCCTCCATCGCCTACGCGCGCTCGAACGACGTGAGCGAGGTGCTGGACCACCCGCAGCTGCACGCCCGCGGCCGCCTCATGAAGATCCCGGTCCCCGGAGGCGAAGTCGAGGTCCTGAAGGCCCCCTTCAACATCGAAGGCGTGGAGGACACGCCGAAGGCCGTCCCGGCCGTGGGCCAGCACAACGACGAGGTCCTGAGGGAAGCAGGCTACTCGAAGGACGAGATCAAGGCGTTGAAGGAAGAAGGCATCATCTGAGCAGAGTGCATGCAAAAACACGCCGGCGGCGTACGAGGCTCATCCAACGCCCGGGAAGCAGCGTTCCGATGCGCTCTGCACTCTGAACTCTGCACTGGCCCCAGGAGGCTGACATGCTGAAGTTCCGTCACTACACCGTGGCCGTGCACGACCTCGACGGCGCCGTCGAGAGCTACAAGGCCCGCTTCGGAATGCAGCCGGTCGGGGAAAAGGCCTTCAATCGCATCGGTAACTTCAACTTCGTGCCGATGGGCTATGACGGCCAGACCATGATGCACTTGATCTCCCCCGTCAGCGACGAAAGCCCGATCTCCCGGCTGATGAAGGAACGCGCGAACCCCTTGAACCCGCACGGTGAGGGCATCTACCTGCTGGCCTTCGAGACACCCGACGTCGACGCCTTCGCGAAGCAGGTCGAGGCAGGTGGCGGCCGGATCACGCGCGCCCCTGGAGCAGCCAACGTCTGGGTGCATCCCACCGCATCGAACTTCGTCCTGATGGAGATATTCCCGCCGCGCGCGTAGTACAGAGTACCGAGAACAGAGTGCAGGCAAGTTGAGGGTTCTACGCTTACCGAGGCCGCATTCGCAGTTACGTGGCTCCTCTAATCTGCACTTTGCACACAGTACTCTGTACCGGTAGGAGGCCTTCGATGACCCAGGAACGACAGCTCCTCGGAGACGGTGGCGTGCCCATACCGCCGCCCTCCCCGGATGACGTGCTCCTCGACAAGCGGGATGGCTACGCCATCGTCACACTCAACCGCCCCGTCGTGCTCAACGCCATCAACTGGTCGATCCTGCGCCGGCTCAAGTGGGCCCTCGACGAGTGCGAGGCGGACGAGAACGTGAAGGCGATCATCCTCACCGGCGCGGGCCGGGCGTTCTGCTCCGGCGGGGACCTGCAGTCGCGGCCGCCCGAAGACGGCCAGCCGAACCCCAGGGCGATGGACATCTACATGAAGATCTGGTCCATGCCGAAGCCGGTGATTGCTGCCGTGAAGGGCTACGCCGTTGGCCAGGGTGTCGAGCTTGCCGGCGTCTGCGACCTTACGGTCGCCGGCGAAAGCGCCCAGTTCGGCGAGATCCAGATCCGCCACGGCTTCGGGCCGCCCGTCCTCATTACGCCCTACACGACCGCCGGGCACAAGCAGGCCAAGGAGCTGCTCCTGCTCGGCGAGCAGTACGACGCCCGCGAGGCCCAGCGCCTTGGCCTCGTGAACCGCGTCGTCCCGGACGACGAAGTGCTGGCCGAAGCCGAGCGCATCGCTGTCAAGCTCGCTTCTCTCTCGCAGCGCACGGTGCGTCAGAACAAGATCCTCGTGAACCGCGCCTACGAGCTCATGGGCTTCCGCGAAGCCCTCGACTACCGCTCCGACCCGATGGTGCAGGCCCTTGCCCAGCAGACGCCCGGCGACGACCAGAGCGAGCACATCCGCACACTGCGGGAGAGGGGCTGGGAGGCCTTCCGGGAGTCCCGCGACCGCCTCTACCGGGGTAGCACATAGCAGGACGCACGACGCGCCGCGAGGACGGCCTGGCGCCGGTTGCGGCAGTTGCGTTATGCGTTATGCGTCGTGACCTATCGCCGCGCCGCCAGCATCGATGAGGCCCTCAGGGGCATACTGGCCCACCTCGGGGGGCGCACTTACGCCGTGGACGAACCGGCGGGCATGGTCGCGGCCCGCATCGTCGACATACTGCACGGCGGAGACGGCGGCGAACGCCTGCCGGAGTTCCTGGCCCTCGTGCCGCTGGGCCGCTGGCTTGCGGAGATGGTCGCCGTCTTCGGCGGCCAGCCCGTGAGCGAGTCGACGCAAGAGGTGGCGGCCCAGCTCCTTGGCGTCCTGCGCGGCGGCGACGGAGTTGTGGAGTCGAGGACCGACCGCCGCTATCCAGGAGATATCCTCAACGATGTCCTGGAGACACTCCGGAGTCCAGAGTTCAGAGCGTGGCGGGAGAGCCGGCAGGTACTGTAGACGCGGCCTGAATCTCTGTACTCTTTAGTCCGCATCCTCCACCACGCACCTAGAAAGCCAAGGTCCTGCCATGCCTCACCTCCCCACCCGCACCCTCGGCCGCACCGGCCTCGAAGTCACCGCCCTCGGCTACGGGGCCATGGAGCTTCGCGGCGCTCCGCGGGGCCGCGAGGTCACTAAGGAACAGGCGAGGTCGATCCTCAACGCCGTGCTCGACTCCGGCATCAACTACATCGACACGTCCATCGACTACGGACAGAGCGAGGAATTGATCGGCGAGTTCATCTCCGGCCGGCGTCAGGAGTTCTATCTGGCCTCGAAGTGCGGCTGCCTCGTGGGCGAAGCCGCGCGCACGGCGCCGCCTCCTGGTTCGCCCAACCGCCACATCTTCACGCCCGAGAACATCATCGCCGGCGTCGAGCAGAGCCTGCGCCGCATGAAGACCGACTACCTGGACGTCGTCCAGTTCCACGGCAGCCCCTCGCAGCAGACTCTGGAGGAGAACGGCTCACTCCAGGCGGTCCTGGACCTCCAGCGCCAGGGCAAGGTGCGCTTCATCGGCATGTCGTCCACGCTGCCGAACCTCGCCGACCACGTGAAGATGGGCGTCTTCGACGTCTTCCAGATCCCCTACAGCGCCCTGCAACGCGAGCACGAGCAGATCATCGCTGATGCCTCAGAGGCGGGAGCCGGCATCGTAATCCGTGGCGGTGTCGCGCGCGGCGGGCCGGGGAAGGAGGAAGGCGGCTACTGGGAAGCCTGGCAAAAGGCAGGACTGGACGACCTCGCGGGCGGCCCCGCGGGGCGCATGGAGTTCATCTTCCGCTTCACGATCAGTCACCCTGACCTGGACACGACGATCGTCGGCACCATCAACCCCGAGCACCTGCGCGACA encodes the following:
- a CDS encoding CaiB/BaiF CoA-transferase family protein — protein: MADSLPLAGIKVFTLEQAVAAPLCTRHLVDLGAEVIKVERRGEGDFARAYDTAIHGMSTYFAWLNRGKKSITLDITQPKGQEIAHRIISSCDVVVQNFAPGALDRRGLGVGQLHERYPRLIACSLTGYGEDGPYRDRKAYDALVQAEAGVFSITGTPEAPSKAGIPVVDFSSGVYALSSILAALYRRQLTGEGAAIRISLFDAIMEWMGIFALQARHGSKPQRSGAFHPNIVPYGPYKAKDGVVMLSIQNEREWANFCEQVVNRPEWITHPEFGRGELRLKNRKVLEPLIEEALADITVEEAEARLEKASIAYARSNDVSEVLDHPQLHARGRLMKIPVPGGEVEVLKAPFNIEGVEDTPKAVPAVGQHNDEVLREAGYSKDEIKALKEEGII
- a CDS encoding VOC family protein; this translates as MLKFRHYTVAVHDLDGAVESYKARFGMQPVGEKAFNRIGNFNFVPMGYDGQTMMHLISPVSDESPISRLMKERANPLNPHGEGIYLLAFETPDVDAFAKQVEAGGGRITRAPGAANVWVHPTASNFVLMEIFPPRA
- a CDS encoding enoyl-CoA hydratase/isomerase family protein, whose product is MTQERQLLGDGGVPIPPPSPDDVLLDKRDGYAIVTLNRPVVLNAINWSILRRLKWALDECEADENVKAIILTGAGRAFCSGGDLQSRPPEDGQPNPRAMDIYMKIWSMPKPVIAAVKGYAVGQGVELAGVCDLTVAGESAQFGEIQIRHGFGPPVLITPYTTAGHKQAKELLLLGEQYDAREAQRLGLVNRVVPDDEVLAEAERIAVKLASLSQRTVRQNKILVNRAYELMGFREALDYRSDPMVQALAQQTPGDDQSEHIRTLRERGWEAFRESRDRLYRGST
- a CDS encoding aldo/keto reductase; this translates as MPHLPTRTLGRTGLEVTALGYGAMELRGAPRGREVTKEQARSILNAVLDSGINYIDTSIDYGQSEELIGEFISGRRQEFYLASKCGCLVGEAARTAPPPGSPNRHIFTPENIIAGVEQSLRRMKTDYLDVVQFHGSPSQQTLEENGSLQAVLDLQRQGKVRFIGMSSTLPNLADHVKMGVFDVFQIPYSALQREHEQIIADASEAGAGIVIRGGVARGGPGKEEGGYWEAWQKAGLDDLAGGPAGRMEFIFRFTISHPDLDTTIVGTINPEHLRDNLQALAKGPLPPDVYEEAKRRLDAAGIKPL